GTGGACCGGAAAACAAAAGTTGGGTATATCAACTCGAGAAAAGAGCTATGGAATATGCTGATGCAATAATTCCTGTAAGTCGCTACACCGGTTCCATAATTGAAAATAATTACGGAATCTCAAGAGATAAAATATTTCCTGTACACAATGGTATTGAAGCAGTAAATCATTCAAAATTAAAGCGCATTACTTCCGAAAAGATTGTAATTTTCTTTGGAAGACTGACTATGCAAAAGGGTCCTGAATATTATTTTGAGGCTGCAAAGAAAGTTTTAAAACACTATCCAAACGTACGATTTGTAATGGCCGGCACCGGTGAGTTAATGCGTGGAATTATGGAAAGAGCTGCAGAAGCGCGTATCGGTAATAAATTTCATACCACCGGATTTTTAACAAAGGATAAAGTAAACGATTTACTAGCAGTGGCCGATGTATATTGCATGCCCAGCGTTTCTGAGCCCTTTGGACTAAGTGTAGTGGAAGCTGTTCAGTATGGAGTACCAACCATCATGAGCAAGCAATCCGGTGCATCTGAAGTGATTCATGGCTCTTTAAAAATGGATTTTTGGGAAGTTGATAAATTGGCAAGTTATATTATTTCTTTACTGGAGTATCCCACCTTGCGCAAGGAATTAGTAGACGAAGCATTTATTGATCTTAAAAAAATCAGCTGGACCACCACCGCAAAACAAGTGTTAAAGGTGTACAATCAATTATTAAAATAATTTCTAAGCTATTAAAACCAAAGAGCATCAAAAATCAAAAATCTAACATCTAATATCTAACAACTAACGTCTAACGTCTAACATCTAATATCTCAATACTCAATAATCATCTCTCAATACTAAAAATATGCCTTCAATTTGCTTTTATTTCCAGGTTCACCAGCCCTTTCGTTTAAGAGAATATACTTTCTTTGATATCGGACATGACCATTATTATGAGGATGAAAAACTCAATCGAGAGGTAATGAATAAAGTGGCTGATAAATGCTACATCCCAACAAATACCATGATGTTGGAACTCATTAAAAAGCACAAAGGAAAGTTTCGGATTTCCTATTCCATCAGCGGTACTGCAATGGAGCAATTCGAAAAATATCGGCCGGATGTGCTGAAATCATTTGTGGAACTGTCTAAAACAGGTTGCGTTGAATTTCTTAGCGAAACTTATTATCACTCGCTCAGCTATATTTACGATAAAGTGGAGTTCAAAAGACA
The sequence above is a segment of the Bacteroidota bacterium genome. Coding sequences within it:
- a CDS encoding glycosyltransferase — its product is MFGWEFPPVINGGLGVACLGLCKAMAPMVNLKMVIPKSTPDYDVNYMELIGLNSIDINKLKKESKRKYYKRFSKPNYFNISLTPYINFAGEEAINKIQYEVHNSDLQNFEIDELYGGDVIRKVLEFSKISVKLAATKEFDIIHAHDWMTFLPGMEIKAATGKPLVLHVHSLEYDRSGPENKSWVYQLEKRAMEYADAIIPVSRYTGSIIENNYGISRDKIFPVHNGIEAVNHSKLKRITSEKIVIFFGRLTMQKGPEYYFEAAKKVLKHYPNVRFVMAGTGELMRGIMERAAEARIGNKFHTTGFLTKDKVNDLLAVADVYCMPSVSEPFGLSVVEAVQYGVPTIMSKQSGASEVIHGSLKMDFWEVDKLASYIISLLEYPTLRKELVDEAFIDLKKISWTTTAKQVLKVYNQLLK